Proteins encoded together in one Nitrospirota bacterium window:
- a CDS encoding integration host factor subunit alpha, giving the protein MTKADLADVIYEKVGLSKKDAIGIVEVLFETMKGILSEGESIKITGFGTFLVRKKGARKGRNPKTGVELQIDQRKVVTFKPSLQFKALVEKG; this is encoded by the coding sequence ATGACAAAAGCAGACTTAGCAGATGTAATTTATGAAAAGGTAGGCCTTTCCAAAAAGGATGCTATAGGAATAGTTGAAGTGCTTTTTGAGACAATGAAAGGCATCCTTTCAGAGGGAGAATCAATTAAAATAACCGGTTTTGGCACTTTTCTTGTCAGAAAAAAGGGTGCAAGAAAAGGCAGGAACCCAAAAACAGGCGTGGAGCTCCAGATAGACCAGAGAAAAGTAGTCACCTTTAAACCCAGCCTCCAGTTTAAAGCCCTTGTAGAGAAAGGATAA
- a CDS encoding type II toxin-antitoxin system VapC family toxin, which yields MFLFDTDVLSNILRKNPSSDLLLRLSQLTPEEQFTTTITVGELVYGAYKSNRPEYFLEKLDRFVWPNVNILPFDDESAYKYGKLRAEMEKKGRVVMEPDLRIASIALASGLTLVTGNIKHFLKIPGLKVENWIRKE from the coding sequence GTGTTTCTCTTTGATACTGATGTTTTAAGCAATATTCTAAGGAAAAACCCATCGTCCGACTTATTGCTACGCCTTTCACAGCTTACTCCTGAAGAGCAATTCACAACAACTATAACTGTGGGCGAGCTTGTATATGGCGCCTATAAAAGCAATCGCCCTGAATATTTTCTGGAGAAGCTTGACAGGTTCGTCTGGCCTAATGTAAACATTCTTCCTTTTGACGACGAATCAGCTTACAAATATGGAAAACTCAGGGCTGAAATGGAGAAAAAGGGAAGGGTTGTAATGGAGCCGGACCTCAGGATTGCATCTATTGCCTTAGCCTCCGGTCTCACATTGGTTACAGGAAATATAAAACATTTCTTAAAAATACCAGGGCTAAAGGTCGAAAATTGGATAAGGAAAGAATGA
- a CDS encoding thymidine phosphorylase has product MARAYDIIKKKRDGLSLSHEELKTFLNAYLKGDIPDYQVSAFLMAVFFKGMTAEETVHLTDIMLHSGAVLDLSQIPGPKIDKHSTGGVGDKVSLILAPLMASAGVIVPMMSGRGLGHTGGTLDKLESIPGFRVNLRIDEFKDVLSKVGCAMIGQTDEIAPLDRRLYSLRDVTATVEAIPLIASSIMSKKLAEGLDGLVLDVKVGSGAFMKTMDNARMLARAMVNIGNSMGVKTVAVITDMNEPLGMAVGNSLEVREAIDALKGEGPEDLMEVTLTLGAFMLKIAEEVGTTRNRVRSEKLKVKSEMEKSIKAYKEKLSGFIKNGSALSKFRELIIAQKGNPQVIDARYLPYSCLRGDILSRGEGYIHSMNAEVVGLCSMLLGAGRERIDSIIDPAAGILLKKKVGDFVKKGDLLAYFYAVDEDKIKEAEDMFLEGISLGETAPDKRKMVLDVVE; this is encoded by the coding sequence ATGGCGAGGGCTTACGATATAATTAAAAAGAAAAGAGACGGTTTAAGTCTCAGCCATGAGGAGCTAAAAACTTTTTTAAATGCCTATCTCAAAGGAGATATTCCTGATTATCAGGTCTCTGCTTTTCTGATGGCTGTGTTTTTTAAAGGCATGACTGCTGAGGAGACAGTTCATCTTACAGATATTATGCTTCACTCTGGCGCTGTCCTCGATTTATCCCAGATACCCGGGCCAAAGATTGATAAACATAGCACAGGCGGTGTTGGAGATAAAGTAAGCCTTATACTTGCTCCCCTTATGGCCTCGGCAGGGGTTATAGTTCCAATGATGTCAGGCAGGGGGCTCGGTCATACAGGAGGGACACTCGATAAGCTTGAGTCAATTCCTGGTTTCAGGGTTAACTTAAGGATTGATGAGTTTAAAGATGTGCTTTCAAAAGTAGGCTGTGCAATGATAGGGCAGACAGATGAGATTGCTCCCCTCGACAGAAGGCTTTACAGCCTTAGGGATGTTACTGCAACAGTAGAGGCAATACCATTAATCGCAAGCAGTATAATGTCAAAAAAACTTGCTGAAGGGCTTGATGGCCTTGTCCTTGATGTAAAGGTTGGCTCAGGAGCCTTTATGAAGACCATGGATAATGCAAGGATGCTTGCGAGGGCCATGGTTAATATTGGAAATTCCATGGGAGTTAAGACTGTGGCTGTAATAACAGACATGAATGAGCCCCTCGGCATGGCTGTAGGGAACTCCCTTGAAGTGAGAGAGGCCATTGATGCATTAAAGGGAGAAGGGCCTGAGGATTTAATGGAAGTTACTTTGACCCTTGGAGCATTTATGCTAAAGATAGCAGAGGAAGTCGGTACGACTCGCAACCGAGTTAGAAGTGAGAAGTTAAAAGTGAAAAGTGAAATGGAAAAAAGTATAAAGGCATATAAAGAAAAACTTTCAGGGTTTATAAAAAATGGCTCTGCCCTGTCAAAATTCAGGGAGCTTATCATCGCCCAGAAAGGGAATCCTCAGGTTATAGATGCACGCTACCTGCCATATTCATGTTTGAGAGGGGATATTTTATCCAGAGGAGAGGGTTATATTCATTCTATGAATGCTGAAGTTGTTGGCCTGTGTTCCATGCTCCTCGGTGCTGGAAGGGAGAGGATAGATTCAATTATAGACCCTGCTGCAGGGATACTCCTCAAGAAAAAGGTTGGAGATTTTGTCAAAAAAGGCGATTTGCTCGCTTATTTTTATGCTGTTGATGAGGATAAAATTAAAGAGGCAGAAGATATGTTTTTAGAAGGCATTTCTCTGGGGGAGACAGCGCCGGATAAGAGAAAGATGGTCTTGGATGTAGTGGAATAA
- a CDS encoding sigma 54-interacting transcriptional regulator, with the protein MKINANTFHPFILESIAEGIVVIGLDRKIIFTNEMAEKLIGIPKETMEGMPCNKVMKSDLCSKDCPLDSIVNNSNSVFHFNINLYKNNGSSVPLCLNIAPLKDKGGNILGIIENFRPMSVLLDVIKSLEKNNIILTQEKSRIDSIINSLADGVFTTDREMRITSFNEGLERLTGLKQQDILGLFCKEVLKGDNCNSECPLSWTLKNGYGLARYRERIVDNNGNTIPVYICTAFLRDHAGEVTGLVATIKDASEIENLRKELNDRYQFSNIIGRSKTMQEIFELIEIISDTDCAVLIQGESGTGKELIARAIHHNSQRRDKPFIKVNCTAIVEGLFESELFGHVKGAFTGAIKDKTGKFELASGGTIFLDEIGDMPLTSQPKLLRVLQDREFERVGDTETKKVDVRVIAATNRDLRCDIKNKKFREDLFYRLCVVPIEMPSLRERKEDIPLLINHFLEKCSMKFSNRQKITEVSPKAMLAIMEYDWPGNVRELENTIEHAYIRSTTNMIDFESLPPYITNTSVQELSAIEMEKEPRYREDIEKLFIEKRLKRYNGNKARTATSLGLSRTTLWRKLKKYNISVTD; encoded by the coding sequence ATGAAAATAAACGCAAACACCTTCCATCCTTTTATCCTTGAAAGTATTGCAGAGGGAATCGTAGTCATAGGGCTGGACAGAAAAATTATCTTTACCAATGAAATGGCTGAAAAACTCATAGGCATACCTAAAGAGACCATGGAGGGAATGCCATGTAACAAGGTGATGAAAAGTGATCTGTGCTCAAAAGATTGTCCACTTGATTCTATTGTTAATAATAGCAATAGTGTTTTTCACTTCAATATAAATCTTTATAAAAATAACGGCTCATCTGTTCCACTTTGCCTAAACATTGCACCTTTGAAAGATAAAGGCGGCAACATCCTCGGAATCATAGAAAACTTCAGGCCAATGAGTGTTCTTCTTGATGTAATAAAGTCATTAGAAAAAAACAACATCATCCTCACACAGGAAAAAAGCAGGATAGACTCGATTATAAACAGCCTTGCTGACGGTGTGTTTACAACAGACAGGGAGATGCGCATAACGAGCTTTAACGAAGGGCTTGAAAGACTTACAGGACTGAAACAACAGGATATTCTTGGCCTATTTTGTAAAGAGGTTCTAAAAGGTGATAACTGCAATAGCGAATGTCCTTTGTCCTGGACGCTAAAGAATGGTTATGGTTTAGCCAGGTACAGGGAAAGGATTGTGGACAATAATGGGAATACAATCCCTGTATATATCTGCACTGCCTTTTTAAGAGACCACGCAGGCGAGGTTACCGGGCTGGTTGCAACAATAAAAGACGCCTCTGAGATAGAGAACCTTAGGAAGGAGTTAAACGACAGGTATCAGTTCTCAAATATCATAGGCAGAAGCAAGACCATGCAGGAAATCTTTGAGTTAATAGAAATAATAAGCGATACAGACTGCGCTGTTCTCATTCAGGGAGAAAGCGGAACAGGCAAGGAGCTCATAGCGAGGGCTATCCACCATAATAGCCAGAGAAGGGATAAACCTTTTATAAAGGTAAACTGCACTGCCATAGTCGAGGGCCTTTTTGAGAGTGAGCTTTTCGGCCATGTCAAAGGGGCTTTTACAGGAGCCATAAAAGATAAAACAGGAAAGTTTGAACTCGCAAGCGGTGGAACAATCTTCCTCGATGAGATAGGCGACATGCCCCTTACTTCCCAGCCAAAGCTCCTGAGGGTTCTTCAGGACAGGGAATTTGAAAGGGTTGGCGATACTGAAACAAAAAAAGTAGATGTCAGGGTTATAGCCGCTACAAACAGAGACCTGAGGTGTGACATAAAAAATAAAAAATTCAGGGAGGACCTTTTTTACAGGCTCTGTGTCGTTCCAATAGAAATGCCCTCTCTAAGAGAGAGAAAGGAAGATATCCCCTTGCTCATTAATCACTTTCTGGAAAAGTGCTCAATGAAATTCTCTAACAGGCAAAAGATTACAGAGGTCTCGCCAAAGGCAATGTTAGCCATCATGGAGTATGATTGGCCCGGCAATGTCAGGGAGCTTGAAAACACAATAGAACACGCTTATATACGCTCAACAACTAATATGATTGATTTTGAATCTCTACCGCCGTATATAACAAATACTTCAGTACAGGAGCTATCAGCAATTGAAATGGAGAAAGAACCAAGGTACCGTGAAGATATCGAGAAACTCTTTATAGAAAAACGGCTAAAAAGATACAACGGTAACAAAGCCAGAACAGCAACCAGTCTCGGCCTCAGCAGAACTACCCTCTGGAGAAAATTAAAAAAATATAACATATCCGTTACGGACTGA
- a CDS encoding type II toxin-antitoxin system RelE/ParE family toxin produces the protein MNWKIEVKPTAEKQYLKQDKKTRSRIKKALQELEEGNPLLHHNVKPLTGQLQGDYRLRVGDWRILFTPEQERRIIHVYAILPRGDAY, from the coding sequence GTGAACTGGAAGATTGAAGTTAAACCAACAGCAGAAAAGCAATACTTAAAACAGGACAAAAAGACCAGAAGCAGAATCAAGAAAGCTTTACAGGAATTAGAAGAAGGAAACCCTTTATTGCATCACAATGTTAAACCCCTAACAGGGCAGCTCCAGGGTGATTATCGTCTGAGAGTTGGAGATTGGAGAATCTTATTCACGCCAGAACAGGAGAGAAGGATTATCCATGTTTATGCAATCCTTCCCAGAGGTGATGCATATTGA
- a CDS encoding lipoprotein-releasing ABC transporter permease subunit, whose amino-acid sequence MPYQLFIGLRYLRARRRRRSISVNTAISIAGVALGVMALIIVLSVMSGFHEDLQKKILGVNAHLVVLNYGGKIKDYKALTEEIVKVKGVNHSAPFIYGQAMLSFGKRARGVVVRGIEPELEVRTTDILKNLKEGSVDALTEDKKIPGIILGRELSRNLGLFIGDEVNVVSPLGDIGPLGMLPKMKKFRVVGIFEAGMFEYDANLAYISLKSAQEFFDMTEEVTGIEVRVDDLYRVKEVAEEIQKGLDIPYYTKDWMQLNRNLFSALKLEKIAMFIILVLIVLVAAFNIVSTLVMIVIEKAREIAILKAMGATSKGIMTIFMIQGLVIGVVGTVLGLIGGYGACYLLATYKFISLPADVYYLSHLPVKMKVFDFVIVSASAILISFLATLYPSWQASRLNPVEPLRYE is encoded by the coding sequence TTGCCTTATCAGCTTTTTATAGGACTTAGGTATTTAAGGGCCAGGAGGCGGCGCAGGAGTATTTCTGTTAACACTGCGATATCTATTGCAGGGGTTGCCCTCGGTGTGATGGCCCTTATAATAGTGCTTTCCGTGATGAGCGGCTTTCATGAGGACCTGCAGAAAAAGATTTTAGGTGTAAATGCCCACCTCGTTGTCCTGAATTATGGTGGAAAGATAAAGGATTACAAAGCCCTGACAGAAGAGATTGTAAAGGTAAAAGGTGTTAATCATTCCGCGCCTTTTATCTATGGTCAGGCAATGCTCAGCTTTGGCAAAAGGGCCCGCGGCGTTGTTGTGAGGGGCATAGAGCCTGAATTAGAAGTAAGGACTACGGATATACTTAAGAATCTCAAAGAGGGCAGTGTTGATGCACTTACCGAAGATAAAAAGATACCCGGCATAATCCTGGGCAGGGAGCTTTCAAGGAATCTGGGCCTGTTTATTGGCGATGAGGTAAATGTGGTTTCCCCGCTCGGCGATATAGGCCCCCTCGGTATGCTTCCGAAAATGAAAAAGTTTAGAGTGGTTGGTATCTTTGAGGCTGGCATGTTTGAATACGATGCAAACCTCGCATACATTTCTCTTAAGAGTGCCCAGGAGTTTTTTGATATGACGGAAGAGGTCACAGGCATTGAGGTAAGGGTGGATGACCTGTACAGGGTCAAAGAAGTCGCAGAGGAGATACAAAAAGGCCTTGATATTCCTTACTATACAAAGGACTGGATGCAACTCAACAGGAATCTTTTTTCTGCATTAAAGCTCGAGAAAATCGCCATGTTTATAATACTCGTTTTAATAGTGCTTGTGGCAGCCTTTAATATTGTGAGCACACTTGTGATGATTGTTATTGAGAAAGCCAGGGAAATAGCTATTTTGAAAGCCATGGGGGCAACGAGCAAAGGCATTATGACTATATTTATGATACAGGGTCTTGTAATAGGCGTGGTTGGCACAGTATTGGGCCTTATTGGTGGTTATGGAGCCTGTTACCTGCTTGCGACTTATAAGTTTATAAGCCTTCCTGCAGATGTTTATTATCTGAGTCACCTGCCAGTAAAAATGAAGGTGTTTGATTTTGTCATTGTATCTGCTTCAGCTATTCTTATCAGTTTCCTTGCTACCCTGTATCCATCCTGGCAGGCATCGAGGCTGAACCCTGTAGAGCCGTTGAGGTATGAGTAA
- a CDS encoding ABC transporter ATP-binding protein yields the protein MQPFIRIRGLHKSFTIAGGSLDILKGIDLDINEGEMLAIMGPSGVGKSTFLHILGALDRPTAGEVFYGDVDITGLKNDTLANFRNKAVGFVFQFHHLLPEFTALENTMMPALIGMGSRVQGFRGSSYKEILKNAEGLLDELGIYERRDHKPGELSGGEQQRVAVARALILAPKVVLADEPTGNLDTHTGEELFDLMVKLNKKGITFIVVTHNETLAERCSRIVRMLDGKIAG from the coding sequence ATGCAACCATTTATCAGGATAAGAGGCTTACATAAGTCCTTCACAATTGCAGGGGGATCCCTCGATATTCTAAAGGGCATAGACCTTGATATTAATGAGGGTGAGATGCTTGCTATTATGGGGCCTTCTGGCGTGGGCAAAAGCACTTTCCTGCACATACTCGGTGCACTTGACAGGCCCACAGCAGGAGAGGTCTTTTATGGAGATGTAGACATCACTGGGCTTAAAAATGATACCCTGGCGAATTTTAGAAACAAGGCAGTCGGCTTTGTTTTTCAATTTCACCACCTCCTGCCAGAATTCACAGCCCTGGAAAACACAATGATGCCAGCACTCATAGGTATGGGTTCAAGGGTTCAAGGGTTCAGGGGTTCAAGTTATAAAGAAATCCTAAAAAACGCTGAGGGGCTCCTCGATGAGCTTGGCATATATGAGAGAAGAGACCACAAGCCAGGGGAGCTTTCAGGCGGAGAACAACAGAGAGTTGCTGTTGCACGGGCGCTTATCTTAGCACCAAAGGTTGTCCTTGCTGATGAGCCCACTGGGAATCTCGATACCCACACAGGTGAGGAGCTTTTTGACCTTATGGTCAAGCTTAATAAAAAAGGTATTACTTTTATCGTCGTCACCCATAATGAAACCCTTGCTGAAAGATGTAGCAGGATTGTCAGGATGCTTGATGGAAAGATTGCAGGTTGA
- a CDS encoding type II toxin-antitoxin system Phd/YefM family antitoxin has protein sequence MTKVVSVAEAKKRFSELMGQVLYQKERFIIERKGKPTVALVSIEDLKRLKIKEGKKKGLLAAVGAWGEFEGIDDFIKELYEARKKAYDRKVSVSL, from the coding sequence ATGACAAAAGTGGTAAGTGTGGCAGAGGCAAAGAAAAGGTTTTCGGAATTGATGGGGCAGGTGCTATATCAGAAAGAGCGTTTTATCATTGAGCGTAAGGGGAAACCTACGGTCGCCCTTGTGAGCATTGAGGATTTAAAGAGGCTTAAAATAAAAGAAGGGAAAAAGAAGGGCTTACTGGCCGCTGTAGGCGCCTGGGGAGAGTTTGAAGGTATTGATGACTTTATCAAGGAACTTTATGAGGCCAGGAAAAAGGCATATGACAGGAAGGTAAGTGTTTCTCTTTGA
- a CDS encoding MerR family transcriptional regulator, translated as MQPLPEKKAIPDKLFYKIGEVSRIAGVEPYILRYWETEFPFLKPRKNSAGQRVYIKKDLELVLQIKNLLYQEKYTIAGVRRKLGETLPGKGLYSKELIERIKKRLREVLKNLEKPI; from the coding sequence ATGCAACCTTTACCTGAAAAAAAGGCTATCCCAGACAAACTATTTTACAAGATAGGCGAGGTCAGCAGGATAGCAGGTGTTGAGCCATACATCTTAAGATACTGGGAAACTGAATTTCCGTTTCTTAAGCCCCGCAAAAACAGTGCTGGCCAGCGTGTTTATATAAAAAAAGACCTTGAGCTTGTGCTTCAGATAAAGAATCTCCTGTATCAGGAAAAATACACTATTGCAGGGGTTAGACGAAAGCTCGGGGAAACCCTGCCTGGAAAAGGTCTATATTCAAAAGAGCTAATTGAACGAATAAAGAAAAGGCTCAGGGAAGTACTGAAAAACCTCGAAAAACCCATCTAA
- a CDS encoding DsrE/DsrF/DrsH-like family protein → MKNGKKRMAIIASKGTLDMAYPPLILASTAAGMDVEVGIFFTLYGVDIVNKKKNHSLKVAPIANPAMPSPVPFPNILGVLPGMTPMATMMMKGMIKKINWPTIPELLKLCLDSGVRMIACAPTLEMTGVKKEDLIEGVEVAGAAEFLDFALDANINLFI, encoded by the coding sequence ATGAAAAATGGAAAGAAAAGGATGGCCATTATTGCCTCAAAAGGAACCCTTGATATGGCCTACCCTCCACTTATCCTTGCTTCTACCGCGGCTGGAATGGATGTAGAGGTGGGAATATTTTTCACACTATACGGTGTGGATATAGTAAACAAAAAGAAAAACCATTCACTAAAAGTTGCTCCCATTGCAAACCCTGCGATGCCATCGCCTGTTCCCTTCCCAAACATTCTTGGAGTTCTGCCAGGGATGACACCTATGGCAACGATGATGATGAAGGGGATGATTAAGAAGATTAACTGGCCAACCATTCCTGAGCTTTTAAAGCTCTGTTTGGACTCAGGCGTGAGGATGATTGCATGCGCCCCCACCCTGGAGATGACTGGAGTAAAAAAGGAGGATTTAATAGAAGGGGTTGAAGTGGCAGGCGCAGCGGAGTTTTTGGATTTTGCCCTTGATGCAAACATAAATTTGTTTATTTGA
- a CDS encoding deoxyguanosinetriphosphate triphosphohydrolase yields the protein MTIREQTEAIERKTLHPKACLSANSKGRAKKEKEDEIRTCFQRDRDRIIHSKSFRRLTHKTQVFLAPKGDHYRTRLTHTLEVSQIARTIARALRLNEDLTEAISLGHDLGHTPFGHAGEEILREIYPEGFEHYEQSLRVVDVLERNGQGINLTHEVRNGILRHSKGKGNIFSSAKDKAETLEGQIVRVSDVIAYVNHDLDDAMRAGVLKKSDIPKEFFEIGETQARRIDTMVKDVIYSTISSDLKEIKMSRGMEKTTYKLRDFLFKTVYEGEATKKEFKKAKKILSDLYYYYVLHPDEVLKEIPMEVIASKERRVCDFIAGMTDRFALMMYEKLFLPQPWMVF from the coding sequence ATGACAATTCGTGAGCAGACAGAGGCTATAGAAAGAAAGACACTTCATCCGAAGGCATGTCTTAGTGCAAATAGTAAAGGCAGGGCTAAGAAAGAAAAGGAAGACGAGATAAGGACCTGCTTTCAGAGGGACAGGGACAGGATAATACATTCAAAATCCTTCAGGAGGCTTACACATAAGACACAGGTGTTCCTTGCGCCAAAGGGCGACCATTACAGGACGAGGTTGACTCATACCCTGGAGGTTTCGCAGATTGCCAGAACTATTGCAAGGGCCCTCAGATTAAATGAAGATCTGACAGAGGCTATTTCCCTCGGCCATGACCTCGGCCACACCCCATTCGGACACGCAGGGGAAGAGATTTTGAGAGAGATATACCCCGAGGGCTTTGAACATTATGAGCAGAGCCTGAGGGTTGTGGATGTGCTTGAAAGGAACGGTCAGGGCATTAATCTGACACATGAAGTAAGAAACGGTATTCTGAGACATTCTAAAGGTAAGGGGAATATCTTCTCCTCTGCTAAAGATAAAGCAGAGACTCTTGAAGGGCAGATTGTAAGGGTATCTGATGTAATAGCTTATGTAAACCATGACCTCGATGATGCGATGAGGGCAGGGGTGCTTAAAAAGTCGGATATTCCAAAGGAATTTTTCGAAATCGGCGAGACCCAGGCCAGGAGAATTGATACAATGGTTAAAGATGTGATATACAGCACCATCTCGTCAGATTTAAAAGAGATTAAGATGAGCAGAGGAATGGAGAAAACAACTTATAAGCTAAGGGATTTTCTTTTTAAGACTGTTTATGAGGGCGAGGCAACAAAAAAGGAATTCAAAAAGGCAAAAAAAATTCTCTCTGACCTCTATTATTATTACGTGTTGCATCCTGATGAAGTTCTCAAAGAGATACCGATGGAAGTTATTGCCAGTAAAGAAAGAAGAGTTTGTGATTTTATTGCAGGCATGACTGACAGATTTGCCTTAATGATGTATGAGAAGCTCTTTCTGCCTCAGCCGTGGATGGTATTTTAA
- a CDS encoding sulfurtransferase TusA family protein: protein MNKSEANVFLDCKGLNCPMPVVKIKKALDSLESGQVLLVEVTDKGAKADIPAMLKRTNSELLGMEEKDNVFTFLIFKKTK from the coding sequence ATGAACAAATCAGAGGCTAATGTCTTTCTGGACTGTAAGGGATTAAACTGCCCGATGCCCGTAGTGAAGATAAAGAAAGCGCTGGATTCCTTGGAAAGCGGGCAGGTTCTTTTAGTTGAGGTAACAGATAAAGGCGCAAAGGCGGACATTCCCGCAATGCTCAAAAGAACAAACTCCGAACTGCTCGGCATGGAGGAGAAGGACAATGTCTTTACCTTTTTAATTTTTAAAAAAACAAAGTAA
- the lysS gene encoding lysine--tRNA ligase yields the protein MEEINELIQQRLRKLQELKASGIEPYGGPFDVKDRVEEVVNKYGQKSKEALETNHAHDNCTIAGRIVAFRSFGKASFAHIQDSTGKMQAYFRKDILGKSYDLLKELDIGDIIGLSGRPFRTKTNELTIEVRGFTLLCKSLRPLPEKWHGLRDIETRYRQRYVDLIVNPQVRDIFLKRYKFIKAIRDFFDGRGFIEFETPMMHQIPGGATARPFKTHHMALGIDLYLRIAPELYLKRLLVGGYERVYEINKNFRNEGISTKHNPEFTMLEFYIAYVDYKYLMGFTEELITFLCREILGTLTVPYGDSIVNFTPPWPRLTMYEAMERHGVDPAVFKDAAKAREFAIKNGIEIDRMATHAKVIDEIFKEKVEPHLIQPTFILDYPVELSPLAKRKEDNTELVERFELFIGGREIANAFSELNDPSDQRERFRHQIEAKEMGDEEAHWMDEDFLRALEYGMPPAAGEGIGIDRLIMLFTNVHSIRDVILFPQLKPEQ from the coding sequence TTGGAAGAGATTAATGAACTGATACAGCAGAGGCTCAGGAAACTCCAGGAACTCAAGGCATCTGGCATTGAGCCCTATGGGGGGCCTTTTGATGTCAAAGACAGGGTCGAGGAGGTAGTAAATAAATACGGGCAGAAAAGCAAAGAGGCGCTTGAGACTAACCATGCCCATGACAACTGCACCATAGCAGGCAGGATTGTTGCTTTCAGGAGTTTTGGCAAAGCCTCCTTTGCCCATATCCAGGATTCAACAGGAAAGATGCAGGCTTACTTTAGAAAAGACATCCTCGGCAAAAGTTACGACCTTCTCAAGGAATTAGATATTGGAGACATAATTGGCCTGAGTGGAAGACCTTTCAGGACAAAGACCAATGAGCTTACCATCGAGGTCAGGGGTTTTACTTTGCTTTGCAAATCTCTCAGGCCATTGCCTGAGAAGTGGCATGGCCTGAGAGATATTGAGACCCGCTACAGGCAGCGCTATGTAGATTTGATTGTAAACCCTCAGGTAAGGGACATATTTTTAAAGCGTTATAAATTTATAAAGGCAATCAGAGATTTTTTTGACGGCCGCGGCTTTATAGAGTTTGAAACTCCAATGATGCACCAGATACCAGGTGGTGCGACTGCCAGACCTTTCAAAACGCACCACATGGCTCTGGGTATTGACCTTTATTTGAGAATAGCGCCAGAACTTTATTTAAAGAGGCTACTCGTGGGAGGCTATGAAAGGGTTTATGAGATTAATAAAAACTTCAGAAATGAAGGCATCTCGACCAAACACAACCCTGAGTTCACAATGCTGGAATTTTATATCGCCTATGTTGATTACAAGTATCTGATGGGATTTACAGAGGAGTTGATAACGTTTCTTTGCAGGGAGATTTTAGGCACTCTGACTGTGCCATATGGAGATAGTATTGTTAATTTTACTCCACCATGGCCGAGGCTCACCATGTATGAAGCAATGGAAAGACATGGGGTCGACCCTGCTGTTTTTAAGGATGCAGCAAAGGCAAGAGAGTTTGCTATTAAAAATGGCATTGAGATAGACAGAATGGCAACTCATGCAAAGGTCATTGATGAGATATTTAAAGAAAAAGTGGAGCCGCATCTCATACAGCCAACCTTTATACTGGACTACCCTGTTGAGCTTTCTCCCCTCGCAAAGAGAAAAGAGGACAACACGGAGCTTGTAGAGCGCTTTGAGCTTTTTATCGGAGGCCGAGAGATTGCAAATGCCTTTTCAGAGCTCAATGACCCATCTGACCAGAGAGAGAGGTTCCGCCATCAGATAGAGGCCAAAGAGATGGGCGATGAAGAGGCCCACTGGATGGATGAAGACTTTTTAAGGGCACTTGAATACGGTATGCCTCCTGCAGCAGGAGAGGGGATAGGCATTGACCGCCTGATAATGCTCTTTACAAATGTTCATTCAATACGGGATGTGATACTATTCCCGCAGTTAAAGCCAGAACAATAA